A segment of the Necator americanus strain Aroian chromosome IV, whole genome shotgun sequence genome:
TCATTTGAATTTCGCGATGTTGCTCGTTAACATTTTTTACGAATGGGCTGAAAGAGGTAGCTTTTAGAAgtccatttttttcgtagaCATTTCTACTGCTTCTTGCCCTTCATATTGCATTTAAGGTGGTTGGCCTGTATAGATTCGAAGGTGAACGCGACACAGACCTACCGTTTGAAGCTGGAGAGATGCTGGAAATCATTGGGAAACCAGAAGCAGAATGGTGGCAAGCAAGAAATGCACTGAATGCGACGGGTCTCGTTCCAGCAATTTATGTCCGCCCGGTAATCCGCTACTTCATTGAAGAGTTCAAGCAACACTAACTTTTTGAACACTGGTCACATTTGATAGACGCAAGTTTAGTTTGCGCAACTCGAGTAACTTTTAAAGTAGTGAACTGAAGGTTGCTCATTTGTTTCATTCTTGTGGAGTGTTTGGTTCATTTTCAAGGTTTTCTAAAGATTCTAACGACTTGGAAGCAAACTGATAATTCTCGGAATTGTTCCTTGATTTACGGATCTGCTGTTCAGGTCGATGAAGCAAACGATCGTCATCTCAAAGGTCAAAGCCAGTCATCATTAGGAAGTTCTGTAGGGGAGGAGAGATTCAGCGGGATTTCGACAAACAGTGATCCAATTGAGGATCGCTATGAGGTTTTAACAGTTTCTATTGCCCAGTGAGAGAGAGGAGCAgtgcgaaaaaaattgttttaaattgTCGTTGTTGAAAGCTATACAAGTGGTCCGTTAAAAAGTAACCAACCTCCAATGCATGTGCTATTTTGACGAGACTGAAGCCTTTGCTCTCTGTCTCTCGACTTATCTGTCTGTCTGAAGACATCGTGTTCTCGTGTGAGCAGTGATCCAATTTTATTCTGAGTTTTTATTCAGCCTTTCGCCTTATCATTAGGAGTGTGTCCTATTGAGTAACAGTTGTGGCGGGCTACATATGAAGCGAGTGCGTTAAAATCACAGAAACCTTTAGCCGATAGCTGCCCGATCTTCGATCCACTTTCAGTATCTGCTAGCTTGTAGATGAATGATGAAACGCACAACGTTGCTTAATCTCTGTGGAAATGGGTCTAAGCtctcgacttcaattcagaattctttgaattttatgaacgagtgtgcagccttacaatgaatTGCTGGGGCAAGCCGATGTGTAaagtcaatatttttattcgtcCAGGCGAGTCTGGTATTAGTTTGTCGACCCCAAAGAGATGAAAAGCCTGGTTGGGAGTATGATGAATTCGAACcactgatcgatcgtgcagccagAGGCAAGCCTTTTACCGAGTGCGCTACATCGAGCTTCgcttgtaaataaataagtagaagCAATTCACTTGCTCACTTGTCCTGTTATCGCTGAAGTCAGGGTACTTTTCATGACCTAGCCTGCGAGTGAAGAGAGTGAGGTTTAATTAGTTACAAGAAAGTGTTTCCTTTCGTTATACCATGCCATTGGAACCGTTCTCTTGTTGAGAATCTTCACAGCAAATACATCCGGCAAAGTTGGgtgaaaacgacctgaaactcggtgcagttgcgtaaattGCTGCGCTTtaagcagcgcggtggaggtgGGATCTTGGCGGAACCTTTGTTAGCCCCACTCATCGCTTCAGTCCTGGTCGCTCGCGACCGTCAGCCcaaccgcaccacttcgagcgcaatcaaTTATCCCATTGCACGGAGCTTCTGGGCATTTTTACCTGACTATACACAATGATAAAGCTAAGTTTCAGCCTCCACTTCCAGCAGTTGCTAAGGCTATTTATGACAGACAGCCGAATGCTTATGATCCAACACAGCTTAAGCTAAAGGCATGTTCATTTTGCAGtgaatttctttctcatcATTTATATAAACTTAGTTCTAGGCTCATATATCACCTTTTTTTGCTATGTATTTATCTCTAAGAAGCAAGAATCCGTTACAGAAAGGGCAGATGGTGCGAATCACAAAGAAGCTTACAAATGGCATGTACGAAGGCGAATTAGATGGACGGATTGGCATCGTTCCATTCACGTACGTACGTTTTACAAAAGCAGAGGCCGTCTAGAACTGTTGTCTTGGTGATTGATGCTATGTTATAATTCTCGTACAGCTCATACATATCCTTATTCGATCTGATATTCTTAGCAGAGCCACGTTTCTCAGTGCTATCGTATTATTGACTAAGGTTTTTATTATTGGCTGCGTTCTAAGGAATGTGTTCACCTTTCAAGCTCAAAAGTTTGCTTGCTTAATGACCATAGGTGAGAAATACTTGTCGGTTTTGTACCTTTTTGAAAGGATTGTTTTGTGCTTTTTAGACTAGAGATGT
Coding sequences within it:
- a CDS encoding hypothetical protein (NECATOR_CHRIV.G14411.T1), with translation MSASFDPYDWASFYFGKMGREEAARLLSEAEVTIGTFLLRDSSRPGDYSLSVRESDEENKVRHYLIEEKYAENGVKLVKIADHDFMDIPTLLNHFKIHILDKTSLTVPYRKGQIEQVVGLYRFEGERDTDLPFEAGEMLEIIGKPEAEWWQARNALNATGLVPAIYVRPVDEANDRHLKGQSQSSLGSSVGEERFSGISTNSDPIEDRYEPPLPAVAKAIYDRQPNAYDPTQLKLKKGQMVRITKKLTNGMYEGELDGRIGIVPFTYVRFTKAEAV
- a CDS encoding hypothetical protein (NECATOR_CHRIV.G14411.T2) yields the protein MSASFDPYDWASFYFGKMGREEAARLLSEAEVTIGTFLLRDSSRPGDYSLSVRESDEENKVRHYLIEEKYAENGVKLVKIADHDFMDIPTLLNHFKIHILDKTSLTVPYRKGQIEQVVGLYRFEGERDTDLPFEAGEMLEIIGKPEAEWWQARNALNATGLVPAIYVRPVDEANDRHLKGQSQSSLGSSVGEERFSGISTNSDPIEDRYEPPLPAVAKAIYDRQPNAYDPTQLKLKKGQMVRITKKLTNGMYEGELDGRIGIVPFTAIVLLTKVFIIGCVLRNVFTFQAQKFACLMTID